In the genome of Mixta calida, the window TAAGGAAGTCGGCGCTGCGCAGGTGCTTGTCGCGCTCGGTGTGGTTAGTGTCGACGCTGCTGGTGTTAATGGTGACATTCACCTTATCCGCGGCCGGATCTTTCTCATCAAAGGTAAAGCTGCCGTCGAAATCTTTAAAAGTGCCGTAGAGCCAGCTGTAGCCAAGGTGCTTGATGCGGAACTGAATAAAGGCATGCTGCCCCTGTTTATCGATTTTATAGTCCGCGGCAGTCGCCGTCTGGGCTGCAAGCAGCAGCGTTGCTGCGGTCAGACCGCAAAGCGTTTTTTTCAACATACTATTTCTCCGTTTCAATAGATGAAGCGATGCGGCAACCCAGCATCCGTTTTAGCGTGATATCTCGATCGATAAAGTGGTGCTTCAGCGCAGCCAGGCCGTGCAGCAGCGACAGGATCACCACGCTCCATGCCAGCCAGAGATGGATATCGCCCGCCAGATCGATCTGCACGGCGTCGGCGTTGATCGCGGCAGGCGCAGAGAGCAGGCCAAAGATCTCTATTGGCTGGCCTTCTCCGGTAGAGATCAGGTAGCCGGTGATAAAAATCGCGAACAGCAGCAGGTAGAGCAGCAGATGCGCGCCAATCGCGCCGTAGCGCACCAGCGGAGAGTAGCTGGCGAGCGGCGCCGGAGGAGGGGAGACAAAACGCCAGACGACGCGCAGGGTCATGACGGCAAACAGCACCATGCCGATACTTTTATGCAGCTCAGGCGCTTTGTGATACCAGGTATCGTAATAGCCCAGCGTGACCATCCACAGCCCAAGCGCAAACATGCCATAGACCGCTAAAGCAACCAGCCAGTGAAGCGATACGGCGATATGTCCATATTCGCCGCGACTGTTTTTCCACCGCATTATCGTCTCCCTCATTCACGTTTTGACATGAGACTGAACAAGCTGAAACAGAAAATCAACAAAAATCAGGACCGACGCGCGCTTTTTTTCTGGTATTCAAAAAAATTGTTATTGTTATGCTTTTATCGTGCAATTTTATCGAGAAGCAGAAGGTCTTTAAGGCGATTTTTTTATCTTCCGGTAGGGAAATAAAGAATGTCTGCTGAGAAAGAAGTTGCCTGACGCATTCAGTTAATTTGAAATAAATCTTGTTTTTTTACAGGGAACTGTCAGTTTTTGTCAGTAAGAAGGCATCTCTGTTGTAGGGAGAAACGATGCAGGGATGTAGTTTTTTAACAACTTATTTACGATGAGCTGTCAGATAAATTTATCCGGTACAACGTAAAGCAGGGTAAGCAGTCAAAACAGCGTTGGGTTAAACAATAAAAACCCACAGAGAGCAGGGCTATTTAGTGCCGAATTTATGTTAAAAAATGGCATTACAAGCCATTACTCTTTACTGTATCAGGAGTAAATTTCAACAAAGTTGCAATTTGTCGGCGGGATGTATAAAGTAAAAAAGTGTCAATAAGCGTGATGCATATCTCATTTTTGTGCCACGCACTCATGCTGCGTTATAGCTTTCCTTACCATTTGCCACCGGCTGGCTATGAAAGCTATGGTGCTGCCTCTCCGTCATCGCGTCATCCGTGAGGAAACGATATGAACGAAGCTACAGGCTCATCTATCCATACAAAAAAACATTTCTGGCAGAAAAAAGCGCAAAAGGAACTTACCGTCGACGATATCACCATTGTCGACAATGAGATGCTGAAGCGCGCCGTCGGCGCCGCGGCGCTGGGCAACGCCATGGAGTGGTTTGACTTCGGCGTTTACAGCTATCTGGCCGTCACTATCGGTAAAGTCTTCTTCCCTGGCGGCAGCCCGGCGGCGCAGTTGATCGCCACCTTCGGCGCCTTTGCCGCCGCCTTCCTGGTGCGTCCCATCGGCGGCCTGTTTTTCGGCCCGCTCGGCGACCGCATTGGACGTCAGAAAGTGTTGGCGATCACCATGATTTTGATGTCTATCGGTACCTTCTGTATCGGGCTGATCCCCGGCTATAACAGCATCGGTATTGCCGCGCCGCTGCTACTGCTGCTGGCGCGTCTGTTGCAGGGCTTCTCTACCGGAGGAGAATATGGCGGGGCCGCTACCTTTATCGCCGAGTACTCCACCGATAAACGCCGCGGCTTTATGGGCAGCTGGCTGGAGTTCGGCACGCTGGGCGGTTATTTGCTGGGGGCCGGGCTGGTCACCGCGC includes:
- a CDS encoding YceI family protein, translating into MKKTLCGLTAATLLLAAQTATAADYKIDKQGQHAFIQFRIKHLGYSWLYGTFKDFDGSFTFDEKDPAADKVNVTINTSSVDTNHTERDKHLRSADFLNVGKFPQATFVSTGVKKDGDELDITGNLTLNGVTKPITLEAKMLGQGDDPWGGYRAGFEAEGKLALKDFNIKTDLGPASQEVELMISVEGVRQK
- a CDS encoding cytochrome b, encoding MRWKNSRGEYGHIAVSLHWLVALAVYGMFALGLWMVTLGYYDTWYHKAPELHKSIGMVLFAVMTLRVVWRFVSPPPAPLASYSPLVRYGAIGAHLLLYLLLFAIFITGYLISTGEGQPIEIFGLLSAPAAINADAVQIDLAGDIHLWLAWSVVILSLLHGLAALKHHFIDRDITLKRMLGCRIASSIETEK